In Serratia marcescens subsp. marcescens ATCC 13880, a single genomic region encodes these proteins:
- the mmuP gene encoding S-methylmethionine permease: MHASAPAAGQFKRSMKARHLVMLSLGGVIGTGLFFNTGYIISTTGALGTLLAYLIGALVVYLVMLCLGELSVAMPETGAFHVYASRYLGPATGYAVAWLYWLTWTVALGSSLTAAGFCMQYWFPQSPVWLWCLIFCAAIFLLNVVTTRFFAESEFWFSLIKVVTILAFIILGGAAMFGLLPMKDGTPAPFLHNLTASGWLPHGTLPILMTMVAVNFAFSGTELIGIAAGETENPEKVVPLAIRTTVIRLMLFFIGTVFVLAALIPMDQAGIVKSPFVLVFERIGVPYAADIFNFVILTAILSAANSGLYASGRMLWSLAHQRTLPAYFARVNARGIPINALTFSMLGGVLALLTSVIAPDTVFVALSAISGFAVVAVWLSICAAHYAFRRAYLRSGQPISGLKYRAPGYPLTPILGFALCLLACIGLAFDPEQRIALYCGLPFVALCYLTYFLTRRAGQKNALGEQHVG, translated from the coding sequence ATGCACGCATCGGCGCCCGCCGCAGGGCAGTTCAAACGCAGCATGAAGGCCCGGCACCTGGTGATGTTGTCGCTGGGCGGCGTGATCGGCACCGGGCTGTTTTTCAACACCGGCTACATCATTTCCACCACCGGCGCGCTCGGCACGCTGCTGGCCTACCTGATCGGCGCGCTGGTGGTGTATCTGGTGATGCTGTGCCTGGGTGAGCTGTCGGTGGCGATGCCGGAAACCGGCGCCTTTCACGTCTACGCTTCGCGCTATCTGGGGCCGGCCACCGGCTATGCCGTCGCCTGGCTGTATTGGCTCACCTGGACAGTGGCGCTGGGCTCCAGCCTGACCGCCGCCGGATTCTGCATGCAGTACTGGTTCCCGCAGTCGCCGGTGTGGCTGTGGTGCCTGATCTTCTGCGCGGCGATTTTCCTGCTCAATGTGGTGACCACCCGCTTTTTCGCCGAAAGTGAATTCTGGTTTTCGCTGATCAAAGTGGTGACCATTCTGGCGTTCATCATTCTGGGCGGCGCCGCCATGTTCGGCCTGCTGCCGATGAAAGACGGCACCCCGGCGCCGTTCCTGCATAACCTGACCGCTTCCGGCTGGCTACCGCACGGCACGCTGCCGATCCTGATGACCATGGTGGCGGTGAACTTCGCCTTCTCCGGCACGGAACTGATCGGCATCGCCGCCGGTGAAACCGAGAACCCGGAAAAAGTCGTGCCGCTGGCGATCCGCACCACGGTGATCCGCCTGATGCTGTTCTTTATCGGCACGGTCTTCGTGCTGGCGGCGTTGATCCCGATGGATCAGGCGGGGATCGTCAAAAGCCCGTTCGTGCTGGTGTTTGAACGCATCGGTGTGCCTTACGCCGCCGATATCTTCAACTTCGTGATCCTGACCGCCATCCTGTCGGCGGCCAACTCCGGCCTGTACGCCTCCGGGCGCATGCTGTGGTCGCTGGCCCACCAGCGCACCTTGCCGGCCTACTTCGCCCGCGTCAATGCGCGCGGCATTCCGATCAACGCCCTGACCTTCAGCATGCTCGGCGGCGTGCTGGCGCTGCTGACCAGCGTGATCGCGCCGGACACGGTGTTCGTCGCCCTGTCGGCGATCTCCGGCTTTGCGGTAGTGGCGGTGTGGCTGAGCATCTGCGCGGCCCACTATGCTTTCCGCCGCGCCTACCTGCGCAGCGGCCAGCCGATAAGCGGCCTGAAATACCGCGCTCCCGGCTATCCATTGACGCCGATCCTCGGCTTTGCGCTGTGCCTGCTGGCCTGCATCGGGCTGGCGTTCGATCCGGAGCAGCGCATTGCGCTCTACTGCGGACTGCCGTTCGTCGCCCTGTGCTACCTCACCTATTTCCTGACCCGGCGCGCCGGGCAAAAAAATGCTTTGGGAGAACAACATGTCGGTTAA
- the mmuM gene encoding homocysteine S-methyltransferase — translation MSVNNPVARLLAEQPTLILDGALATELEARGCDLTDPLWSAKVLIENPELIYQVHLDYFNAGAQCAITASYQATPQGFLRRGLDQDQSLALIAKSVQLAQRARRDYLAAHPQAAPLLIAGSVGPYGAYLADGSEYRGDYRLAQDDFIAFHRPRLAALTAAGVDLLACETLPSFAELQALLTLLQEFPTLGAWFAVTLRDSQHLSDGTPLTEVMSALRGNPQVLAIGINCIALDKVAPALRQLNALADKPLLVYPNSGEHYDAVSKTWHACDGEHGSLADQAAEWRALGAQLIGGCCRTTPQDIRAIAARCKA, via the coding sequence ATGTCGGTTAACAACCCCGTCGCCCGCCTGCTGGCCGAACAGCCGACGCTGATCCTGGACGGCGCGCTGGCCACCGAACTGGAAGCACGCGGCTGCGACCTGACCGATCCGCTGTGGTCGGCCAAGGTGCTGATTGAAAATCCCGAGCTTATCTATCAGGTGCATCTCGATTATTTCAACGCCGGCGCCCAGTGCGCCATCACCGCCAGCTATCAGGCCACGCCGCAGGGCTTCTTGCGCCGCGGCCTGGATCAGGATCAGTCGCTGGCGCTGATCGCCAAAAGCGTGCAGCTGGCGCAGCGGGCGCGCCGCGATTATCTGGCCGCGCACCCGCAAGCGGCGCCGCTGCTGATCGCCGGCTCGGTGGGCCCGTACGGCGCCTATCTGGCCGACGGCTCGGAATACCGCGGCGACTATCGGCTGGCGCAGGATGACTTCATTGCCTTCCACCGCCCTCGCCTCGCAGCCCTGACCGCCGCCGGCGTCGATCTGCTGGCCTGCGAAACGCTGCCGTCGTTCGCCGAACTGCAGGCGCTGCTGACGCTGCTGCAGGAGTTCCCGACGCTCGGCGCCTGGTTCGCCGTCACCCTTCGCGACAGCCAACATCTCAGCGACGGCACGCCGCTGACGGAGGTCATGTCCGCGCTGCGCGGCAACCCGCAGGTGCTGGCGATCGGCATCAACTGCATCGCGCTGGACAAGGTCGCCCCGGCGTTGCGTCAACTGAACGCGCTGGCCGACAAGCCGCTGCTGGTCTACCCAAACTCCGGGGAGCACTACGATGCGGTCAGCAAAACCTGGCACGCCTGCGACGGCGAACACGGCAGCCTGGCCGATCAGGCGGCGGAGTGGCGCGCGCTCGGCGCGCAATTGATCGGCGGCTGTTGCCGCACCACACCGCAGGATATTCGCGCCATCGCCGCGCGCTGCAAGGCATAA